The sequence TCGGTGGTTCAATTCCGCCCGGGGGCACCACAAGAATCGAAGGTTCGTCCGGCCCCCGGCTTCGGGGGCCGCCGTGTTTGCGGGAGCCGCCGACGCCCTCTCGGGGGCTTGATTTTTTCGCCCGCCCGCGTACACTCGATTCAGGAATACGAAGAGACGGTGGTCAGGGCGTGCGCCGCGCGAGACGGCCCGTGTGCGAACCGGGCGCCGCGACGGCGCGGGGCGGCGGCATGGTCTACGACGAATTGGACTCGATCACGCGAAGGTACATGCTGGAGGAGTTCGACGCCGAGAGAAAGGTCGTCGCGCCGTACCGTCCCGTGGAAGTCCCTGCGGAGGTTTGGATTCGGTTGCAGGACCGGGTGAGGGAAATCATCGTCTCCGGCCACGCGGTGGATCTGGCGGCCGGGGCCGAGGCGCTGGCGGAGGCGTGCGAAGCGGCGAAGGCCTTGGGCAGAAGACGCCTGGCCGAATGGGCCCGGTTCGAATTCAGCACCTGGTACGTCCGGGGGTTCTCGCGCCGCCTCCTGGAGGAAGGGGAGGCCTACTGCCTCGTGGTCCATGGGGAGGACGGGCGCAGCGGGTCCGGAAAATGCGGTCTCTTCCAGGGCCAGCTGCTTCCTCTGAAGGCGGTGTATCATGGCCATCGGGCGCGGTACTGGCCCGAGCCGGGCGACCGCTTCGCCCTCACGGTTCCCGCTTGCGTGGAATGCAGGCACACGATCCGGAGGTTGTAACGGGCGGGACGGCCGCGCGGCGGCCCGGGGACGAGCGCACGAGATGGAGTGGAACTTGCCCGAACGCAGAACCGCACCGCGGCTTCCGATCGCCGGGAGGCTGGTGGCCAAGGTCAAGGCCTACCTGGCCGCCCGGGTGGTGGACATCTCCGCCAACGGCATCCAGGTGGAGCTGTCCCACAGCATGCAGCCCAAGACCGCCTGTGACCTGAGGTTCCCGAAAGGGGAGGGCGAGGTCCTGCTTCGCGCCGAAGTCCGCCGGTGCCGTGTGTGGGGGATGGGGGACGACGAAAAGGGCCACCGTGTGCTCCTCTACCGCGCGGGTCTCGAGTTCCAGGACCCCCCGGCCATCGTCCTGGCCAAACTCGCTGAAGTGATCCCTCAGATCCCTTCGCCGTCGCCCCCGTCCGCGGGTAAGGGGGCCCCGGAACCCTCGGTGACCGTCCTGATCGAGCCGAAGGATTAGAAGGAATCCGGGCTGCCCATTTCTTTCGACCCCGCGGAGCGCCTTCGAACACGGGCTCTAGGCGCGACGGACCCGGGGGGCGGCCGGGGGGGGCGGGATCGGGCGCTGTTTCGCGCGGGCGCCGGCGATTTCGGGCCCCGCCATGGGCTACACTCCCAAACGGGAGGCCCTTCATGGCGGGAACGCTCTTGGGTGAATCGGCGGCTTGGGCGGGTCCGATCCTGCTACTCCTGTTCTGCGCCGCCGCCTGGGCCTCGCAGGTCTTTCAGCTTCCGGGCAACTGGCTCATGGTCCTGGCCGCCCTCCTCTATGGGTGGCTCGAGGGCTTCTCCGTGGTCACGTGGTGGGTCCTCGCCGTGGGGCTCCTGCTGGCGGGCCTGGGCGAGGCGGCGGAGTTCTTGGCGGGGTACCTGGGGGCACGCCGATTCGGAGGCGACCGGTGGGCGGGGGCAGGGGCCCTGGCGGGATCCGTGGTCGGGGCCCTCTTGGGCGCGGGCTTCGGCTTCGGCCTCGGGGCCATCCCGGGCACCGTCCTCGGGGCCTTCGCGGGGGCGCTCCTCGTGGCGGCGTGGCGGGAGCGCCGATCGGGTAAGGCCCTGTGGGCGGGCCTCGGGGCGGCCCTCGGAAGGACCCTCGGCCTCTCCGCCAAACTGGCCTCGGGCGGAGCCTTCCTGGTTCTTCTGGCGCTGAGGATCGGGTGGTCCTTCGCCGCGGGAATGCACTCATAGCCGGGAAAGGCCCCCGGAGTTCCGCGATCCGGTCAGTCGTCCTTGAGGGGCGAGCGGAGGGCCTCGTCGTCTCGCTCGCGGGTGCGGATCCGCACGGCGCGCTCCAGGGGAAGCACGAAGATCTTGCCGTCCCCTCGGCGCCCCGAGTGGGCCGCCTGGACGATGGCCTCGACGACGGCGTCCACGGCATCGTCGGGGGCGGCCACCTCGACGCGCACCTTGTCCGTGAAGTCCACGATCTCGGCCTCGAAGTCCGATGCGGCGCACCCCTTCCCCTGGCCGAACCCGCGGACGGGGACCACCGTCATTCCAGGAAAGCAGGGCACCTTCAGGAGGGCGTTCTGCACCTTGTTCAGGGCGAAGGGCTGGAGGATCGCGACAACGAGTTTCATGGGAGTCTCCCCTGGGAGGCTTCGGCGGACGCCTAGAACTCGGCCTTCCCCCGGTCGAACCAGGGATAGATGGCCGGAAGGACGATGAGGGTGAGGGCCGTGGAGGTGACGAGGCCGCCGATGACCACGGTGGCGAGGGGCCTCTGCACTTCGGCGCCGCTCGATGTGGCCAGCGCCATGGGAAGGAAACCCAGGCTGGCCACGAGGGCCGTCATCACGACGGGCCGGAGGCGGTGGCGGGCCCCTTCGAAAGCGGCGGCCTTCGGCTCCACGCCCTCGCGCCGCAGGCCCTGGATGTGGTCCACCATTACGACGCCGTTGAGCACGGCGATGCCGAAGAGGGCGATGAAGCCCACGCCGGCGGAGATGGAGAAGGGCATGCCCCGGCCCAGGAGGGCGAAGATCCCGCCGATGACGGCCAGGGGGACGTTGATGAAGATGAGGGAGGCGAGCCGGAGCGAGTGGAAGCTCAGGTACAGGAGCAGGAAGATGAGCCCCAGGGCCAGGGGGACGACGACCCGGCCCCGGGCGGTGGCCCGCTGAAGGTTCTCGAACTGGCCCCCCCAGGTCATGGAGTAGCCCGGAGGGAGCTTCACCCGCTTTCCGACGGCCTTCTGGGCCTCGCTCACGAAGGAGCCGAGGTCCCTCCCCCGGACGTTGGCCTCCACCGTGATGCGTCGGCTGACGGCCTCCCGGGAGACCTGGTTGACGCCGATTTCCTCTGTGACCTTCGCCACCTGGCCGAGGGGGACGAGGGCCCCGCCCCGGGCGGCCACCGGCAGGCCGAGGAGGTCCTCGCGCCGTTTCAGCGTCTCGACGGGAAGAACGACGGTGAGCGGGTAGCGCGCCTGTCCTTCGATGACCACCCCCACGTCCCTGCCCGCCCTGGCGGCCTGCACGGCGGCCATGAGGCTCTCGGCGGAGACCCCGTAGCGGGCGGCCCTGGCCCGATCCAGGGTCACCGTCAGGTAGGGAAGGCCACCCACCTGCTCGGCCTTCACGTCGGCGGCCCCGCGGACCCCGCTCAGCACCACGGAGACCCGGTCTGCCAGGTCGGCGAGGACCTCGAGGTCGGGTCCGAAGATCTTCACGGCCACGTCCGAGCGAACACCGGCGATGAGTTCCTGGACGCGGAGTTCGATGGGCTGGGAGTAGGAAAGCTTCACGCCCGGAACGGCCGCGTCCAGAGCCGCGGCCATTTTCTCGACCAGCTCCTCCTTCGTCCTGGCCTTGGTCCACTCCTTACGGGGCTTGAGGTCCACGAACATGTCCGCGGTCTCGATGCCCATGGGGTCGGTGGCGATCTCGGCGCGGCCCGTCTTGGAAACGGCGGTCTTCACCTCGTCCGGGAACTGCTCCAGGAGCACCTTCTCCACGAGGGTCGTATTTTTCACGGCCTGGGACAGGGAGACCGATGGGAGGTGCCAGGACTGGGGCGCGATCGCCCCTTCGTCGAGGCGGGGGACGAATTCCGTGCCCAGGAATGGGAAGAGGGCCATGGACGCGCCGAAGAGCAGCACGGCACCCGCCAGGACCCGCACGGGCCGCTCCTGGGCCCACCTCAGGGAGGGAGCGTAGAGCCCCTCCAGGCGGGACATGATCCAGGTGGACTCTTTCGGCCGCCGGTGGGCCAGGAAGTACGTCGCCAGGACGGGCATGAGCGTGAGGGCGAGGAGGAGGGAGCCGGCGAGGGCGAAGACCACGGTGAAGGCCATGGGCCGGAACATCTTCCCCTCCACGCCCGTGAGGGCGAGGATCGGGAGATAGACGATGATGATGATCCCCACGGCGAACACGACGGGCCGCGCCACCTCGTGGACCGCCGCGCGGACGGCCGACAGGGGCGACACGTGCTCCTCCCGCTCCTCCAGCCGCCGCAGGATGTTCTCCACCATCACGACGGAGCCGTCCACGATGAGGCCGAAGTCCAGCGCTCCCAGGCTCATGAGGTTTCCGGAAATGCCAAAGCGGTTCATGAGGATGAAGGTGAAGAGCATGGAGAGAGGGATGGCCGCGGAGACGATGAGCCCCGCGCGGACGTTGCCCAGAATCAGGAGAAGGACGAGGATCACGAGGATCCCGCCCTCCACCAGGTTCTTCGCGACGGTCCGGACGGTCCGGTTGACGAGCTGGGTGCGGTTGTAGAAGGCGTCCAGGGTGACCCCCGGGGGAAGGGTGCGGCGGATCTCCTCCGCGGCTTTCTCCACCTCTCCCGCCACCACCCGGGAGTTGGCCCCCTTGAGCATCATCACGATGCCCACCACCACCTCTCCCCGGCCGTCGCGGGTGACGGCGCCCTGGCGCGTGACGGCCCCGCTGGCCACCTCGGCCACCATCCCCACGGTGACCGGCGTGCCCGAAGGGCCGGTGCGGACGACGATGTTCCGTACGTCGTCCAGGTTCGACACCAGGGCTTCCCCGCGGATGATCCGCTGTTCGCCCGCGTGCTCCAGGTATCCGCCCCCCGCGGCGAGGTTGTTCGCCTCCAGGGCGGAGAAGATGTCCTCCAGGGACAGCCCGAACTCCATGAGGCTGTCGGGGTGCACCCTCACCTCGTACCGCTTGGCCTCCCCCCCGTAGCTGTTGACCTCCACGACGCCCGGGACGGAGCGGAGGCGGTAGGCGATCTGCCAGTCGAGGAGGGCCCGCAGCTCTTTGGAGGTCCAGCAGGCGTCCGTGTCCTCCCCGCCCTCCCCGCAGGAGGGCTCCCCGCGCACCTCGAACTGGTAGATCTCGCCCAGGCCCGTGGAGATGGGGGCCAGCCCCGGGGACCCGTAGCCGGGCGGGATGCGGTCCCTCGCGTCGGCGAGGCGCTCGGCCACCTGCTGGCGCGCCCAGTAGACGTCGGTGCCCTCGGCGAAGACTACGGTCACCGCCGACAGCCCGAACTTGGAGATGGACCGGATCTCCTCCACCTTCGGAATGCCGCTCATGGAGGATTCCACGGGGAAGGTGATGAAGCGCTCCACCTCCAGGGGGGAGAGCCCCGGAACGCTCGTGAGCACCTGGACCTGCTCGTTGGTGACGTCGGGCACGGCGTCCAGGGGAAGGTCCACCATGGCTTTGAAGCCCCCCGCCACGAGGAGGACCACGAGGAGGAGGACGATGAGGCGGTTCTTTAAGGACCAGTCGATGAGGCCGCTGACCATGGCGCGCCCCTCAGCCGAGCTGGGACTTCAGGAGCTGGCCCTTGACGGCGAAGGCCCCCTCGGTCACCACCCGATCCCCTTCGGAGACCCCCCCGAGGATCTCCAGGTCTCCGTCGAAGGTCCTCCCGACCGTCACGGGGACGGCCTCGTAGGTCCCAGGCGAGCGCTCCCGGAAGACCACCTTCCGGCCCTCCATCTCCTGCACCGCCTCCGCGGGCAGGAGCAGGGCCTCCTCCGAGGATTGCACGCGGACCTTGGCCGACACGAACATCCCGGGCCGGAGCGCCCCGTCCGGGTTGGGCAGGCGCACGCGCACCCGAGCCGTGCGCGTGGCGGTCTCCACGGGGCCGATGAAGTCCACGACGGCGGCGATCTTTCGCCCCTCCAGGGATTCCACCTCCAGGTCCACGGGGTCGCCCGGCGTCACGCGGGATAGATTGGACTCGTAGAGGTCGAGCCAGGCCCACAGAGAGCTCAGGTCGGAAACGGTGTAGAGGGTCTGGAGCCGGTCCACGACTTCGCCCACGGAGGTTTCCCGGAGGGTGACGGTGCCCGAAATGGGGGCCCGGATCCTCAGGAGGGGGGAGACCGCGGCCGCGCCGGCGGAGCTGCCCGAGACCCGCTCCGCGAGGGCCTTCACGGAGGCATCGTCCATGTCGAAGAGGTGAAGGCGGTTTTCGGCGAAAGCGAGGTCGGAGCGGGCCCGCTGGAAAGCCCCTTCGCGTTCGAGGAATTCGCTCTGGGAAATGGCCAGGTTCTCCACGAGGAGCTTGGCTCGTTCGTAGCCCCGTTCGGACACACGGAACTGGGCCAGCTTGGTGAGGTAGTCGGCCTGCGCGTCCCCCAGCTCGGGGCTGTCGAGGATGCAAAGGGTGTCGCCCGCCCGGACCCGGGAGCCGAAGTCCGCCACCACCGCCTGGACGCGACCGGGGAGCCTGGTCCCCACTCGCGCCGTCCTCGTGTCGTCGTAGGCCGTGCTCCCCGTGAGCGTGATGGACAGGACGGGAAAGCCGCGCCGGACGGCCGAGACCTGGACGCCCGCGTTGCGCACCATGTCGGGCGTGAGGAAGACCTCTCCGGGCGTCGTTTGGGCCGGGCCCTCCCCCGGCGGAGGTCCGCCGCAGGAGAGGAGGCAGAGGAGCGCGCAGAGGCTCATGGCGGCGAAGGGCCGGGGTGGAAGGAGGGTGGGGGCTCTCATCTCAGGACTCCTTTTCGGGCCGGGGACCGCCCACCGCGGCGGCGCTTGGCGCCTCCGGGGCCCAGGGCGGCGCGAGGGCCCCGCCCGTGAGTACGTCGAGATCCAGGTACAGCCCGTGCAGTTCGTGTCGAAGGGCCACGTCCTCGAGTGCCGCGGCTTGAAGGGCTCGGCGGGCGTCCAGGGCGTCCAGCAGGGAGGTCTCGCCCTGCCGGTAGGAGAAGTCCGCCAGGTCCATGGCCCGTCGGGCCGCGGGGAGCGCCTCGGCGGCGGAGCGCCGGGCCGAGGACAGGACGGCGGCGTAGAGGCTCGCGGTCTGGATCACGCGGGCGCCCACCTGCCTGCGGACGGCCTCCTCTTCCGCCTCGGCGAGGACGAGGTCGGCGCGGGCCGTCCGGATGCCCCCGCGGTTCGCGTTCCATAACGGGATCCTCAGGCCCAGCGAGAGGGTCGTGGCCCGCGTGCCCACGTCGCGCGCCCTTTCGGCCGAGGCGAAAAGGGAGGGGCTGGCCGCCGTCCTCTGAAG is a genomic window of Acidobacteriota bacterium containing:
- a CDS encoding PilZ domain-containing protein yields the protein MEWNLPERRTAPRLPIAGRLVAKVKAYLAARVVDISANGIQVELSHSMQPKTACDLRFPKGEGEVLLRAEVRRCRVWGMGDDEKGHRVLLYRAGLEFQDPPAIVLAKLAEVIPQIPSPSPPSAGKGAPEPSVTVLIEPKD
- a CDS encoding DUF456 domain-containing protein, which encodes MAGTLLGESAAWAGPILLLLFCAAAWASQVFQLPGNWLMVLAALLYGWLEGFSVVTWWVLAVGLLLAGLGEAAEFLAGYLGARRFGGDRWAGAGALAGSVVGALLGAGFGFGLGAIPGTVLGAFAGALLVAAWRERRSGKALWAGLGAALGRTLGLSAKLASGGAFLVLLALRIGWSFAAGMHS
- a CDS encoding P-II family nitrogen regulator, giving the protein MKLVVAILQPFALNKVQNALLKVPCFPGMTVVPVRGFGQGKGCAASDFEAEIVDFTDKVRVEVAAPDDAVDAVVEAIVQAAHSGRRGDGKIFVLPLERAVRIRTRERDDEALRSPLKDD
- a CDS encoding CusA/CzcA family heavy metal efflux RND transporter, with the translated sequence MVSGLIDWSLKNRLIVLLLVVLLVAGGFKAMVDLPLDAVPDVTNEQVQVLTSVPGLSPLEVERFITFPVESSMSGIPKVEEIRSISKFGLSAVTVVFAEGTDVYWARQQVAERLADARDRIPPGYGSPGLAPISTGLGEIYQFEVRGEPSCGEGGEDTDACWTSKELRALLDWQIAYRLRSVPGVVEVNSYGGEAKRYEVRVHPDSLMEFGLSLEDIFSALEANNLAAGGGYLEHAGEQRIIRGEALVSNLDDVRNIVVRTGPSGTPVTVGMVAEVASGAVTRQGAVTRDGRGEVVVGIVMMLKGANSRVVAGEVEKAAEEIRRTLPPGVTLDAFYNRTQLVNRTVRTVAKNLVEGGILVILVLLLILGNVRAGLIVSAAIPLSMLFTFILMNRFGISGNLMSLGALDFGLIVDGSVVMVENILRRLEEREEHVSPLSAVRAAVHEVARPVVFAVGIIIIVYLPILALTGVEGKMFRPMAFTVVFALAGSLLLALTLMPVLATYFLAHRRPKESTWIMSRLEGLYAPSLRWAQERPVRVLAGAVLLFGASMALFPFLGTEFVPRLDEGAIAPQSWHLPSVSLSQAVKNTTLVEKVLLEQFPDEVKTAVSKTGRAEIATDPMGIETADMFVDLKPRKEWTKARTKEELVEKMAAALDAAVPGVKLSYSQPIELRVQELIAGVRSDVAVKIFGPDLEVLADLADRVSVVLSGVRGAADVKAEQVGGLPYLTVTLDRARAARYGVSAESLMAAVQAARAGRDVGVVIEGQARYPLTVVLPVETLKRREDLLGLPVAARGGALVPLGQVAKVTEEIGVNQVSREAVSRRITVEANVRGRDLGSFVSEAQKAVGKRVKLPPGYSMTWGGQFENLQRATARGRVVVPLALGLIFLLLYLSFHSLRLASLIFINVPLAVIGGIFALLGRGMPFSISAGVGFIALFGIAVLNGVVMVDHIQGLRREGVEPKAAAFEGARHRLRPVVMTALVASLGFLPMALATSSGAEVQRPLATVVIGGLVTSTALTLIVLPAIYPWFDRGKAEF
- a CDS encoding efflux RND transporter periplasmic adaptor subunit, which translates into the protein MRAPTLLPPRPFAAMSLCALLCLLSCGGPPPGEGPAQTTPGEVFLTPDMVRNAGVQVSAVRRGFPVLSITLTGSTAYDDTRTARVGTRLPGRVQAVVADFGSRVRAGDTLCILDSPELGDAQADYLTKLAQFRVSERGYERAKLLVENLAISQSEFLEREGAFQRARSDLAFAENRLHLFDMDDASVKALAERVSGSSAGAAAVSPLLRIRAPISGTVTLRETSVGEVVDRLQTLYTVSDLSSLWAWLDLYESNLSRVTPGDPVDLEVESLEGRKIAAVVDFIGPVETATRTARVRVRLPNPDGALRPGMFVSAKVRVQSSEEALLLPAEAVQEMEGRKVVFRERSPGTYEAVPVTVGRTFDGDLEILGGVSEGDRVVTEGAFAVKGQLLKSQLG